The following are encoded in a window of bacterium genomic DNA:
- the rpmJ gene encoding 50S ribosomal protein L36 produces the protein MKVRSSVKVICINCKTTRRKGRVYVVCKNPKHKQRQG, from the coding sequence ATGAAAGTACGCTCATCCGTAAAGGTAATTTGCATTAACTGTAAGACAACCCGCCGGAAAGGACGGGTTTATGTTGTTTGCAAAAACCCGAAGCATAAGCAGAGGCAGGGCTAG
- the rpsD gene encoding 30S ribosomal protein S4 has translation MFDTREKRERSLGTKLFLKAERCNSPKCVTSRRPHKPGAHGKSFSKQLSEFGTQLKEKQKIRYTYGIRENQMRLIVKRATSNPGVTGPLIISLLESRLDNVVYRVGFAASRSVARQLVSHGHIMLNGRKATIPSIQLRAGDIVSIRPQSKEHPLFKDLGEKLKKYEAPVWLAVDADKQEGKMLSAPKDFDIPFDVNLVVDFYSK, from the coding sequence ATGTTTGATACACGAGAAAAAAGAGAACGTTCGCTAGGCACAAAGCTTTTTTTGAAAGCGGAGCGTTGTAATTCTCCAAAATGCGTTACTTCACGCAGGCCGCATAAACCGGGAGCTCACGGTAAATCTTTTAGCAAACAGCTTTCTGAATTTGGAACTCAACTGAAAGAGAAACAAAAAATCCGCTATACCTATGGTATTCGTGAGAATCAGATGCGTTTGATCGTAAAAAGAGCTACCAGTAACCCCGGCGTCACCGGTCCGTTGATTATCAGCTTGTTGGAAAGCCGTTTAGATAACGTGGTCTATCGCGTTGGATTTGCTGCTTCCCGTTCCGTTGCCCGCCAGTTAGTTAGTCATGGCCATATTATGTTGAATGGACGCAAAGCCACGATTCCTTCAATTCAGCTTCGAGCCGGAGACATTGTTTCCATTCGTCCGCAGTCTAAAGAACACCCGCTTTTCAAAGATTTGGGAGAAAAACTAAAGAAATACGAAGCTCCGGTTTGGTTGGCTGTCGATGCTGACAAACAAGAGGGAAAGATGCTTTCCGCTCCTAAGGATTTCGACATCCCGTTTGATGTGAACCTTGTGGTTGACTTTTATAGTAAATAG
- the rpsK gene encoding 30S ribosomal protein S11 — MGKKVPTKQTTEEVLKEGQKTEAAVAKASEKSVSKKFDTGKVFVKASYNNTLVSVSDDKGNILAWSTAGSLGFNGPKKATPFAASKIIAVIAEKLKKSGPVNVHVVVSGVGGGRDSAVRTLANHGFNILSIKDVTPIPHNGPRPPKVRRI, encoded by the coding sequence ATGGGTAAAAAAGTACCAACAAAACAAACCACCGAAGAAGTCCTCAAAGAGGGCCAGAAGACTGAAGCCGCTGTTGCAAAGGCGAGCGAGAAGTCGGTTTCCAAAAAATTTGATACCGGCAAAGTTTTCGTCAAAGCTTCCTACAACAACACCCTAGTTTCGGTATCGGATGATAAAGGTAATATACTCGCTTGGAGCACTGCCGGATCTTTGGGTTTCAATGGTCCGAAAAAGGCCACTCCTTTTGCCGCTTCGAAGATAATCGCCGTGATTGCTGAGAAGTTGAAAAAGTCCGGTCCGGTCAATGTGCACGTGGTAGTCAGCGGAGTAGGCGGAGGCCGGGATTCCGCGGTCCGCACTTTGGCGAACCATGGCTTCAATATCCTTTCTATTAAAGACGTAACCCCGATTCCGCATAACGGTCCAAGACCACCCAAAGTCCGCCGCATTTAA
- a CDS encoding DNA-directed RNA polymerase subunit alpha, with the protein MEYQYLSETVGIKKVSETDKEGVFEIEGLYSGYGLTLGNALRRVLLSSLPGAAITQVKIKGASHEFSTVEGVKEDMVEVALNLKKVRFRIHTDEPQVLILKIKGEKVVTASDIKTNSQVDLISSDVHIATLTSKDAELDMEITVEKGLGYLPVESRKSDKLPIGVIAIDALFSPVVQVNFSVENMRVGERADYNRLRLIIATDGSITPSSALRKSSNILQDHFVKISGVEVKEVEASAVAAEEGEEKKAKKASKKKKKEE; encoded by the coding sequence ATGGAATATCAATATTTAAGTGAGACGGTTGGAATCAAAAAGGTCTCGGAAACCGATAAAGAGGGGGTTTTTGAAATTGAGGGATTGTACAGTGGCTATGGTTTAACCCTTGGCAATGCTTTGCGTCGTGTTTTGCTTTCTTCTCTTCCGGGCGCCGCGATTACTCAAGTAAAAATCAAAGGAGCCAGCCATGAATTTTCTACCGTTGAAGGAGTGAAGGAGGACATGGTGGAAGTAGCTTTAAATTTGAAAAAAGTTCGCTTTAGAATTCACACCGACGAGCCTCAGGTTTTGATTTTAAAGATTAAGGGAGAAAAAGTTGTGACTGCGTCCGACATCAAGACCAACTCTCAAGTTGACCTGATTAGCTCCGACGTTCACATTGCTACCTTGACCAGCAAGGATGCTGAATTAGATATGGAAATCACCGTGGAGAAGGGTTTGGGTTATTTGCCGGTTGAATCCCGTAAGAGCGATAAGTTGCCGATTGGTGTTATCGCTATCGACGCTTTATTCTCTCCGGTAGTACAGGTAAATTTTTCGGTAGAAAATATGCGGGTAGGGGAGCGCGCTGACTACAACCGTCTCCGCTTGATTATCGCAACCGACGGCAGTATCACCCCATCTTCCGCTTTGAGAAAGTCCAGTAATATTTTGCAGGATCACTTTGTTAAGATTTCCGGTGTGGAAGTCAAAGAAGTAGAGGCGTCTGCGGTTGCTGCAGAAGAAGGAGAGGAAAAGAAAGCGAAAAAGGCCTCTAAGAAAAAGAAGAAAGAAGAGTAA
- the rpsI gene encoding 30S ribosomal protein S9, which produces MAEKKTIVRFFQAKGGRKSANASARVFAGKGLTVNNKDYKEYFKTSLRNQLTALLPFEISDLKTRVGASVMVHGGGINAQADAVKNAVARAMVKFEPDLRKLLKPAGYLTRDSRIVERKKYGLLKARRAPQWAKR; this is translated from the coding sequence ATGGCCGAGAAAAAAACAATTGTCCGTTTCTTCCAAGCTAAAGGTGGCCGTAAAAGCGCCAATGCCTCTGCTCGTGTTTTTGCCGGAAAGGGTTTGACTGTAAACAATAAGGATTATAAAGAATATTTCAAAACGTCGTTGCGCAATCAACTCACGGCTCTTTTGCCGTTTGAGATTTCTGATTTGAAAACTCGTGTTGGCGCCAGTGTTATGGTTCATGGTGGCGGAATTAATGCACAAGCTGACGCAGTAAAGAATGCCGTCGCCCGCGCTATGGTTAAATTTGAGCCTGACCTTCGTAAGTTGTTGAAGCCAGCCGGTTACTTGACCCGTGATTCTCGTATTGTTGAGCGCAAAAAGTACGGATTGCTCAAAGCTCGCCGAGCTCCGCAATGGGCCAAACGTTAA
- a CDS encoding M50 family metallopeptidase, which produces MDILIVIIGISLLILIHEFGHFLAARKFGVLVEEFGFGFPPRLFSKKIGETIYSLNLLPFGGFVRLYGENQWEEINAEKRARSFFVQPIWKRSLVIVAGVAMNFFLGWMLMSLIFAVGTPRVVVVSEILPGSPAEAVGILANDQMKDFQNGSDFVSFINQNRGKEIVLNISRAGEELQIKATPRVSGEGALGVAVVEAGIERHSLLASLWEGLKASLMIVGGILAAFANLFWGLITQGRLLVDFVGPIGIFGIANQAGSMGFIYLVQLIALISLNLAVLNIFPFPALDGGRFLFIILEKIKGSPLRPEMERSVNAAGFLVLLLLIIAVTIRDVVHLF; this is translated from the coding sequence ATGGACATTTTAATTGTAATTATCGGTATTTCGTTACTGATCTTAATCCACGAGTTTGGGCATTTTTTGGCGGCTCGCAAGTTCGGTGTTTTGGTGGAGGAGTTTGGTTTTGGATTTCCACCGCGTCTATTTTCAAAAAAAATCGGAGAGACTATTTATAGCCTGAATCTTCTGCCTTTTGGCGGATTCGTGCGTCTTTATGGAGAGAATCAGTGGGAAGAAATAAATGCGGAGAAGCGCGCGCGAAGTTTTTTTGTGCAGCCGATTTGGAAACGCTCTTTGGTAATCGTCGCCGGTGTGGCAATGAATTTCTTCTTGGGTTGGATGTTGATGTCTTTAATTTTCGCTGTCGGCACTCCGCGGGTGGTAGTGGTGTCGGAAATTCTTCCGGGTAGCCCGGCGGAAGCGGTGGGAATTTTGGCTAATGATCAGATGAAGGATTTTCAAAATGGAAGCGATTTCGTTTCTTTTATAAATCAGAATCGCGGGAAAGAAATCGTTTTGAACATTAGTCGGGCAGGGGAAGAGTTGCAAATTAAAGCTACACCAAGAGTTTCCGGAGAGGGGGCGTTGGGAGTGGCGGTAGTGGAGGCGGGGATAGAGCGGCATTCTTTGTTGGCTAGTCTTTGGGAGGGATTGAAGGCTTCGTTGATGATTGTGGGTGGAATTTTGGCGGCCTTTGCGAATCTTTTCTGGGGACTGATTACTCAAGGCCGGTTGCTGGTGGATTTCGTGGGGCCAATCGGCATCTTTGGCATCGCCAACCAGGCCGGCTCAATGGGCTTTATTTATCTTGTTCAGTTGATTGCTTTGATTTCTTTAAATTTGGCGGTTCTCAATATCTTTCCATTTCCGGCACTGGACGGAGGAAGATTCTTGTTTATTATTCTTGAAAAAATTAAAGGCTCGCCGTTGCGTCCGGAGATGGAAAGATCTGTTAATGCCGCCGGGTTTCTTGTTCTCCTCCTGCTGATAATTGCCGTTACTATTCGGGACGTTGTCCACTTGTTCTAA
- the rplM gene encoding 50S ribosomal protein L13, giving the protein MQYVIDAKDQKLGRLASQIAQILQGKMHPDYQPRNPGKDKVVVKNASKIVVTGRKMTQKIYYRHTGYMGHLKEQVYQEAFAKSPEKVLMLAVKRMLPQNFLKQKRLNLLTIEK; this is encoded by the coding sequence ATGCAATACGTAATTGACGCAAAAGATCAGAAATTAGGACGCTTGGCATCACAGATTGCCCAGATTTTGCAGGGCAAAATGCATCCTGATTATCAGCCACGCAACCCCGGAAAAGATAAGGTGGTTGTTAAGAACGCTTCGAAGATTGTAGTCACCGGTCGGAAAATGACTCAAAAGATTTACTATCGCCACACTGGCTATATGGGTCACTTGAAAGAGCAGGTTTACCAGGAGGCTTTTGCAAAATCTCCGGAGAAAGTTTTGATGTTGGCCGTGAAGCGTATGTTGCCGCAGAATTTTTTGAAACAAAAACGTTTGAATCTTTTAACTATAGAAAAATAA
- the murA gene encoding UDP-N-acetylglucosamine 1-carboxyvinyltransferase has protein sequence MRFLIRGGNKLSGEIKLAGAKNAATKMLIASLLTSEPCILENFPDIGDAKITEELCRAVGSHISKSGNTLTIETPEITNFKVVSLTRRNRIPILALGPLLARVGKAEVPMLGGDKIGPRPVDIHIDALTAMGAKIEVLEDRYVAIAPDGLHGTEVRLRYPSVGATENTILAAVLAKGRTEIQNAALEPEILDLIKLLQKMGAIIEFGANRTIYIDGVESLHGATHRIMPDRNEAISFACLAVATNGRILVKDARQETLSTFLSVLRRVGGDYQVSDGGIEFWKAVDGPLRPTAIETDTYPGFMTDWQQPVAVLLTQANGVSTLHETVYEDRFGYAQDLNLMGAEIKVQAKCLGEVPCRFAGKTFLHSAEITGPSKLHSAKLTVRDLRSGIAHVIAALVAEGESEIDGIEELDRGYENLDERLRKLGADIKRLTTND, from the coding sequence ATGAGGTTTTTAATTCGGGGTGGAAATAAGCTTTCGGGCGAAATAAAATTGGCCGGCGCGAAGAATGCGGCGACGAAAATGCTGATTGCTTCGCTTCTTACTTCCGAGCCGTGCATTTTGGAAAATTTCCCTGATATCGGCGATGCAAAAATCACCGAAGAGCTTTGCCGGGCCGTTGGCAGTCATATCTCCAAGAGCGGCAATACTCTTACTATTGAAACTCCGGAAATTACTAATTTCAAAGTAGTTTCTTTGACTCGTCGGAATCGGATTCCAATTCTCGCCCTAGGCCCGTTGTTGGCTCGCGTTGGCAAGGCTGAAGTTCCTATGTTGGGCGGAGATAAGATTGGGCCACGCCCCGTGGATATTCACATTGATGCCCTAACCGCGATGGGCGCCAAGATCGAAGTACTTGAGGATCGTTATGTTGCCATTGCCCCAGATGGCCTGCATGGGACGGAAGTAAGGTTGCGCTATCCCAGCGTCGGCGCCACCGAAAATACAATTTTAGCGGCTGTTTTGGCCAAGGGGCGCACCGAAATACAAAATGCGGCTCTTGAGCCGGAAATTCTGGATTTGATAAAACTGCTTCAAAAAATGGGCGCGATTATCGAATTCGGCGCCAACCGTACAATTTATATTGATGGAGTAGAAAGTTTACACGGAGCTACTCACCGGATTATGCCCGACCGTAATGAGGCGATTTCTTTTGCTTGCTTGGCAGTAGCCACCAACGGACGGATTTTAGTGAAAGATGCGCGTCAGGAAACACTTTCAACATTTTTGAGTGTCTTGCGCCGCGTGGGTGGAGACTATCAAGTATCGGATGGCGGAATTGAATTTTGGAAAGCCGTGGATGGCCCGCTTCGCCCGACTGCCATTGAAACTGATACTTATCCTGGGTTTATGACCGACTGGCAGCAGCCGGTGGCAGTCCTACTTACCCAAGCTAACGGAGTCTCCACGCTGCATGAAACAGTCTACGAAGATCGCTTCGGTTATGCGCAAGACTTGAATTTAATGGGCGCGGAGATTAAAGTACAAGCAAAGTGTTTAGGGGAGGTTCCCTGCCGGTTCGCCGGAAAAACTTTTCTTCACAGCGCAGAGATCACGGGGCCGAGTAAGCTGCATTCCGCGAAGTTGACCGTAAGAGATCTTCGTTCCGGAATTGCTCACGTCATCGCGGCTCTTGTTGCCGAAGGAGAATCGGAGATTGATGGTATTGAAGAATTGGACAGGGGATATGAAAATTTGGATGAGCGACTTCGGAAACTAGGGGCAGACATCAAACGACTAACGACTAACGACTAA
- the frr gene encoding ribosome recycling factor, translated as MTEQLIKDFEKNLRAIVDYLKNELSGVRTNRPSPKLVDNLKVRYMDQDFTVQQLGAISILPPREIDINVWDKESLSAVVKAIETSGMGLTANSDGNLIRINLPALTDERREELTKLAKRLTEEAKIKVRAGRDDVNKKIESAFKEKLITEDQKFKSREKAQKSVDKTNSEIEVSLSAKIEEISE; from the coding sequence ATGACAGAACAACTAATAAAAGATTTCGAGAAAAATTTAAGAGCGATCGTGGATTATCTGAAAAATGAACTTTCCGGAGTCCGTACCAACCGGCCCAGCCCAAAACTGGTGGATAACCTGAAAGTCCGGTATATGGATCAGGATTTTACTGTTCAGCAACTTGGCGCAATCAGCATTCTTCCTCCCCGTGAAATTGATATCAACGTCTGGGATAAAGAATCCTTGAGCGCGGTGGTTAAGGCTATTGAAACTTCCGGGATGGGATTAACCGCTAATTCCGACGGTAATCTTATCCGGATTAATTTGCCGGCCCTGACGGATGAACGCCGTGAAGAATTGACTAAATTGGCCAAGCGTCTGACCGAGGAGGCCAAGATAAAAGTCCGCGCCGGGCGTGATGATGTAAATAAAAAGATTGAGTCCGCTTTCAAGGAAAAATTAATTACCGAAGATCAGAAATTCAAATCGCGCGAAAAGGCGCAAAAGTCCGTAGATAAAACAAACAGCGAGATTGAAGTTTCTCTTTCTGCTAAGATTGAGGAGATCTCCGAATAG
- a CDS encoding rod shape-determining protein, translating into MFTRKIGIDLGTANTIVFVPGRGFIINEPTIVALSVPDNTVLAVGREAKDMIGRTPDNIVAYRPLKEGVIADYYITKAMMKYFIAKASGSFNFFKPEVVISVPAGISPTEKRAVINAAKEAGAKEAYIVKEPILAALGAGVPINNYSGNMIINIGGGTSEVAVVALGGIVSWASLRVAGNKFDQAIMDYIKKKYSLFLGEQSAENVKIEIGSALPTKEKLEYRLRGRDLVSGLPRDLVITSNEIAEALNPHLLDIAASVQSVFNSTPPELVADIMEKGIILSGGGAHLRYIDEFFRRMTGVQTYVAEDPLYCVAKGTGLILNHLEVYKRTLLNKR; encoded by the coding sequence ATGTTTACACGAAAAATCGGAATAGACTTAGGAACCGCCAACACGATTGTTTTCGTGCCGGGCCGGGGTTTTATTATCAACGAACCAACCATCGTTGCCTTGAGTGTACCCGACAACACCGTTCTTGCTGTTGGCCGCGAAGCCAAAGATATGATCGGCCGTACACCCGACAACATTGTGGCGTATCGTCCGCTCAAGGAAGGCGTGATTGCCGACTACTACATCACCAAAGCGATGATGAAGTATTTCATCGCTAAGGCCTCCGGCTCATTTAATTTCTTTAAGCCCGAGGTGGTAATTTCCGTTCCTGCCGGTATTTCTCCAACCGAAAAACGCGCAGTAATAAACGCCGCCAAAGAAGCGGGCGCCAAAGAGGCTTATATCGTAAAAGAACCCATTTTGGCCGCGCTGGGTGCCGGCGTTCCGATTAACAACTATTCCGGCAATATGATTATCAACATCGGCGGCGGCACTTCCGAGGTGGCCGTGGTTGCTTTGGGCGGAATTGTTTCCTGGGCCAGCTTGCGGGTTGCCGGAAATAAATTCGATCAGGCGATTATGGATTATATTAAGAAAAAGTACTCTCTATTTTTGGGAGAGCAGAGCGCGGAAAATGTGAAGATTGAAATCGGTTCCGCTTTGCCGACTAAAGAAAAATTGGAATACCGTCTTCGTGGCCGGGATTTAGTTTCGGGCTTGCCTAGAGATTTAGTAATCACCTCCAACGAAATTGCTGAAGCGCTTAATCCGCACTTGCTCGACATTGCCGCTTCCGTGCAAAGCGTTTTCAATAGCACTCCTCCGGAATTGGTAGCGGATATTATGGAAAAGGGAATTATTCTTTCCGGCGGCGGCGCGCATCTGCGTTATATTGATGAATTTTTCCGGCGGATGACCGGCGTGCAGACCTACGTCGCTGAAGATCCGCTTTATTGCGTTGCCAAGGGTACCGGCTTGATTCTGAATCATCTGGAAGTCTACAAGCGAACGCTTTTGAACAAGCGCTAG
- the infA gene encoding translation initiation factor IF-1, translating to MAEKNVRVLEGRVEEALPAATFRVSVPPDKMVLAHLSGKMRIHHIKILPGDKVLLEFSPYGDTRARIIRRL from the coding sequence ATGGCAGAAAAGAACGTCAGGGTGCTTGAGGGGAGAGTAGAAGAGGCTTTGCCGGCGGCCACCTTTCGGGTCAGTGTTCCTCCGGATAAAATGGTACTTGCCCATCTTTCAGGCAAAATGCGCATACACCATATTAAGATTTTGCCGGGAGATAAGGTCCTGTTGGAATTCAGTCCTTATGGGGACACTCGAGCTAGGATAATTCGGCGTCTTTAA
- the rpsM gene encoding 30S ribosomal protein S13, with the protein MRISGSNIPDNKRIDIALTYLFGIGRTLAIQTLEKVKIDPSKRAKTLTPEEVNRIQAHIEKNFKVEGELRQIIKQNINLLKDLQSYRGMRHSRKLPVRGQRTKTNSRTVRGNVRKTAGSGKRKNELK; encoded by the coding sequence ATGAGAATCTCCGGATCAAATATTCCAGACAACAAGCGTATTGATATAGCGCTGACTTATCTTTTCGGCATCGGCCGGACTCTGGCAATCCAGACTTTAGAGAAGGTAAAAATTGATCCGAGCAAGCGTGCCAAGACTCTTACCCCTGAGGAAGTAAACCGGATTCAGGCGCATATAGAGAAAAATTTTAAAGTTGAGGGTGAGTTGCGTCAAATCATCAAGCAGAACATTAATTTATTGAAAGATTTGCAGTCATATCGGGGTATGCGTCACTCCCGCAAGCTCCCGGTCCGTGGCCAAAGGACGAAGACTAACTCCCGCACTGTGCGTGGCAATGTTCGTAAGACCGCTGGCAGTGGAAAACGTAAAAACGAGTTGAAATAA
- the rplQ gene encoding 50S ribosomal protein L17, whose translation MAKHARKFNRTMGRRKSFLQGLANNLIMKEKISTTVARAKAIRPMVEKMVTIAKKQQLASLRRLLAALPKKSAKKLYFDVAPRYQNRAGGYLRITKLAKARMRDAAPMAVIEFVK comes from the coding sequence ATGGCAAAGCACGCGCGAAAATTTAATCGTACGATGGGTCGTCGAAAGTCTTTCCTGCAAGGATTGGCTAATAATTTGATTATGAAAGAAAAGATTTCGACTACGGTTGCGCGCGCCAAAGCAATTCGCCCGATGGTGGAAAAAATGGTTACCATCGCCAAAAAGCAGCAATTAGCATCACTTCGACGCTTGCTTGCCGCTTTGCCTAAGAAATCTGCCAAGAAGCTTTATTTTGACGTCGCGCCTCGTTATCAGAATCGCGCCGGCGGTTACTTGCGCATCACTAAGTTGGCCAAGGCCCGCATGAGAGATGCCGCCCCGATGGCGGTGATTGAGTTTGTGAAGTAA